Within the Mucilaginibacter sp. CSA2-8R genome, the region GCTGCTATACGGGTCTAGCCTATGCGGACGCCCGTAAGCTTAAAGTTTTGGAGATTACCCTCGGGATTGACGGTAACCGCTGGATTCATACGGCCAGTAAGAAAATGGATACCATCTCGCGCTTTCCTGTGCTCCCTGTAGCATTATCCATCATGGAAAAGTATTCCGGCCATCCACAATGCGTCAGCAAGGGTTTGGTGCTACCGGTGATCAGCAACCAAAAAATGAATGCTTACTTAAAAGAAATAGCCGACCTGTGCGGCATACATAAGCCTTTCATATTGCCCGGCACACTTTTGCTACTACGGTGACGCTCAGCAACGGCGTTCCTATTGAAAGCGTCTCGAAAATGATCGGACATACCAGTATCAAGACTAAACATATCTATGCCCAGGTGCTGGACCATAAGATCAGCGAGGATATGCAAATGCTCAGGAATAAACTGGTGGCCAGCTAATCAATCTTATTAATAATTATCCATCAATAATTCTGCTGACAGTTCCCATATGCTATAAGGCAACTGTCAGCTACTTTACTTATCCATTAAGGTGCTTACAAAATAAACTATATTTGTATGAAGACGTTAACCCAACATATGCGTACTCCGGCTAAAGATGACCTTCGCTTGAAATCGATCCTCGACCTATCGGACGAGGAGCTGCATGAGCGGTTAAGGTCAACTGCCGAAAACATCACCAAGGAAATTTGGTCGAAAAACGGGTACATCACTTATTATGATGCTGTCATCTGTCCGGACACCCGGCATATGATCCATGAATACCGGGACCGCAAAGAACTGGTGAAGATTGCCCCAAGCGGTGCCGTTTACCTGGTTAAAACGTTGTAGTGATGGCCAGCGCAAACCCGCAGCTGCTCATCATCGCGGGAAGTAACGGTGCAGGTAAGTCCACTTATTCCAGTGATATGTCCCAGCCTGGTGCGATTATATTCGATGCTGATAAAGAAAGGGTCGCGTTTATCCGTCAGTTTCCTGACTTGCCGGAACAGAGCATAGCTTTCGCAGTAGAGCAGGTTTTTCTGGATCAGGTGGAGCTTGCCCTGAAGCGAAAAACAGACTTAACCATCGAAACCAACTTTCGCGATCACGGAATGATGTCTACCGTATCACAGTTTCAACAAGAAGGCTATAAGGCAAGCCTGATCTATTGGGGTCTGACCAGCATAGAGCAGTCCATCGACCGGGTAAAGCACCGAGTCCACCACGGCGGCCACTTCGTGGATAACCATAGCATTCGCTACAATTAAATAGAGGGATTGAGCAACCTGGTTTTCTTTGCTGACCGCTTTGATGCGGTTAGAATTATAGATACCTCAGGCGACTATCTCAACTTAACGACAGTATACCAGTCGGTGGGCAGGGACATTATTTATCTGACTGAACAGGTGCCGAACTGGGTAGCGGATACGCTGCGTATAATGATCAGTAACCTTCGTCAAAAGCATGATCGCAAGCAGGATGATGACGAAAGCCGAAACTGGGGACCGAGGCGGTAGCTTCGAAAACCAATCCAAATACTTAGGCCAGCAGCTTTATAAAAACCGTTTTGTACAGTCCTACTCATTGCAGCGCTTAAACCCCGAAGCAGCACACGAGCGGCAAAGTGTCAAGGGGAAGGTCAGCGCAAAAAAAAACAAATCACTGTGACCTTACTTGTCATGCCCTTGACGCTTTGCTGCGGTGCTTACCTTTGTGGCAACGAGGCGATGGAGGTTTGACGTTTTTTGCGCTTTCATACGACAGGTGTGTTACGCGCGCAGCAAGTTTTACTCCTGTCCAGCTGTAGCAAGGCTGACTGCGCAATGCAGTATCGCGCGGTAGCGCGTGACGCAATGCAGCAGTCAGCTGATGCGCCAATGTGATGATATTGATTCTTTTAAAACCTTTCATCTAAAAAGCGCAATACTCTAGCAAATTAATTATGCTGGAACAAATGGGTAAAAATACCGGCAACCAACTGCGGCTTTTTACGAATGATGCTTAGCAGCAACCGATCGTAAAACCTAAACCGGCCGTGCTTACCGATTTGCACATTGGGAAATTTAAAATTAAAGTTTTGCGCTAGTCATATACTATCTTGTGTGATACGGTTAAACGTATACCCTGTACTGGCCTTCACCATACCGGCAGCCTTGCCAATCGACACCTCGCCTGCTTGTCCGTACCGCTTAAACGTTTGTCGGCTCATGGGGATACATCCCTTTTCCGTAGATGTAACCACAAACTTAACGTTGGGGTATTTTTGGTGCAGATAGTCGTTAATCAGCACGTCATACACGTCATCAGCAGCAACATTGTGCGAAAAAAAGGCAGCTTCGATTAGGCCTCGTGTTTTGGTAAAATGCAATAAATAAATAAAATGAACGTCCTGATAGATTTGCACAGCGTAATCCATCAGGCTTGCCGTACCTTCATCAAAAACTACCTGATCTGCCTCAATGTACCACCCTTTAAAATGTTGCTTTAATTCGTTAATCTGGCTTTCTTTTGCCGGGATGCTGCTATAGCAGGCTTTCCCCTAGGCTATATATTTATCAGCTTTAATCAAATATCCTTCCTTACTCGGTTGTATTTGATTTACTCAGGCGTTTATTAAAGTGACGTTGTGGTGTACAGGAATAAACTCATGACTGAAGTAGTCAAAAAATACCTTACCCGGGATATATGATTACTGTACGGACTAATCACCTGAGCTTTAGAGAACGCCATCGAGCTGAACAATAAGTTTTGCCAGAATTTAGCAACCATGTGCTGTAAAGGATGCGGCCCGGACGACCAAAAACACCAAGATCGTTGTTTTATAGAGCCGTCATCAATGAGCAATACTTTAAGATTGGGCCATGCTGCAAGCTGAAAAAATTGATATAAAAGCTGTAAACCTGCGCATCCTGCTCCAACAATAACGATGTCAAACGAAGAGCTGTAATCAGATGCTTTCATTTTGCGTCGAATAATTTATTAACATTTAAATGCTCAGACACGATGGTTGCTTTAAAAAGGTTACTAATCGACGACATTCCTTGGTTACTAAAGTCTTTCAATAAGTATACTCCATTATCAACGCCTGCTATTTTCAAATTATTAAGCTCCATGCTGGCGGGCATTGCTGCTGATAAACATTTCATTGGCTTCTTCTGAAATGATTTCCAGGAAACGTTCATAATGTTTTAACACATCGCTGATTAACTCGTTTTTGGTAAAGTACTGCACGTCATACCCCTCCCGTGCATCTCCGAAAAAGGTTTTTGGATAGTAAGTTTTCTTCTCTACTACGTCCGGAAGGTTTTTTTCCGTCATCAGGTAATCTGATACGGTTTTGATATGGCATTGCACGCCATAAATAAAATTGTTTACTACGTTATGCTTGATGACGAGCTCAATCCGGCTTGGACGATGAGTAGAATTAATGCTGACTGCAATGCCATAGGTGTCAAATTCTTGCTTGAGTTCTGTAAACGCCTCTTTTACCTGACCGTGGATGAATGCATCTACTGCAGCATCATCCTTAAACGATACAATTTGAGTGAGGCGCTCCTTCCAATGCTCGCCTGACCACGGGATGGTAGATATTGAAAAGTCGCGATCGTAATATTTATAGTCGATCATCAGGCCTTTCATCAGCGACACCACGAAAGACAGCATGATAAGCGAGAAAGGCAGCGCGGTGATCAGTGTCATGGTCTGTAATGCCTGCAAACCTCCGGCGTTGAGCAGCATGAGCGCTAAAACGGCCAGTAAAACTCCCCAGAATATTTTTTGCCAGGTTGGAGAATTGTCTGCATTACGGGTAGAAATGCTATCCATCACCAGAATACCCGAGTCTGCAGAGGTCATAAAGAAAATGATAATGATGGCGATCACCAAAAAGCTCGAAATGGTCGAGAGTGGCAAATACTCCAGAAAACGGAACATCAGGGCATCTTTGTCACCTACCAAATGGTTTAATATGCCATGAGCAACATTTAAATCCAGCCATATAGCGCTGTTGCCAAAAATGGTAAACCAAACGCAATTAAATAAAGTAGGCAATATTAATACAGCTGCTATAAAAGACCTGATGGTTCGTCCCTTAGATATTTGAGCAATAAAAAGTCCCACAAATGGCGCCCACGAGATCCACCACGCCCAGTACAGGATGCTCCAGTTGTAAAACCACGGCAGGGTTTCCGCATCGTAAACATGGGTATTAAAGGTGATGTTGAAAAGTTATTGATGTAATTTCCTATCCCGTCGGTAAAGCTACCAATAAGGTACACGGTTGGACCCAGCGTTAAAACGAACAGCATAAGCACAATGGCTGCAACAATATTAATGTTACTTAGCAATTTGATACCCTTTCCAACACCAGAGATTGCAGATACAATAGCTAATGATACTAGTATACCTACAATGCCAACTTGGTAACTAAAACTGGTTTGAGGCAACACATGAAGTATTTTCAAACCGGCATTAATTTGAACCACCCCAAAACCTAACGTAGTAGTAATACCGAAAAACGTGCTACATAGCGCAAAAACGTCTATAGCATTTACCATTAATCTTTTCTTTCAGCAATGGGTACAGGCAGCTCCGGAGCGAAAGCGGCAAACGGTACCGGTACGAAAAGTAGGCTAAGCATAAACCTACCAGTCCATATACCGCCCAGGCATGAATGCCCCAATGAAAAAAGGTATATAACTGCGCGTTTTTTGCACGGTTGATGTAATGATTATCAGCAAAGGCCTTTGCTGAGTAATGAGACATAGGCTCGGCGACGGCAAAGTATAACAAACCAATCCCCATCCCTGCGGCAAACAGCATGGCCAGCCACGAGAAAAACGAATACTCGGGTTTGCTATCGTTAGGCCCTAACTTGATGTTGCCATACTTGCTGAACATCAGATAAATCAAAAAAACAACAAATATGGTAACCGACCAACGTAAATCCAGTTCAAATTCACGAATATAAATTCCTTAATCACGTTCAGGACCTGCTCGGTAGGCTGCGGAAAGAAAACAGCCAGCAGGCAAACGCCTATAATAAACGTAAGCCCCGGAACGGTAACACCTTTATCGAGTGTAGATTTAAGTTTAGTTTGCATTATCATATATAAGTCATTGCAGCTCAATACCCTACCGCGCTGCCAGGCTTCGGAACCGATCTGAAAAAGACAGCTACAGTATATGGAAAGCCCCGTTACGGCGGCACAGGTTTTAAAATAATTAGTTAAAGGCGCAGCATCCAATAAAGTCAAAACACCTTAAATTTTAATACAGGCCGTTTGGTGGTTTCTCGTTAAACCAAACAATGTTTTAACAATAAATCTGTAACACCTGCCTACCGAATATGTTTCTGAGTAAACGCTAACGACTAAGTTAAATACAAGGAATAGCAGCCATTTATCGTATTATAGACGCTCTTATAACAAATTAATTTCAATTAAGCATCTTACGCGCTTCATGAATAAAACATACATTAAACTACTATTGAATTAATATGAGTTTGAACAATATCAAGTGTCCAAATTGTCAGCATTGGAATTCGGCTGATAGTAAAGCTGACCAACGATGCAGCCTTTGTGATGCTTTGCTGGATAGCAGGCAAGTAAATAGAGAAAGCAAGTCTACCGACCATGGCTTTAGTTTTACTGATTCGCTGCCGCCATATGCGCGTTACGTGTTTTTGGCAATCGTAGCTGCCATTAGCCTGGTAATTGTCATTGCTTTTGCCTGATGCATCCAAAATACTGGCTAATTACCTTATGCATTGTAGGACTAGCGGTGTATTTGTCTGAAAGGGCAAGCCTGGTGCTCCCTACTTTTGTCCGGTTTTACCTCAACGATCTTATCATCGTTCCGCTAACTGCATTGGGGACCAGAACGCTGATGCGCTATCTCTTTCGCCTACCAACCTTTATATTAACTTTTGGTGAGGTTTCATATATTGTGCTGTTTTACAGCATTATTTTCGAGTTGGTGCTACCCTACTTTATGCAACGCTATACATCAGACTATCTAGATGTCATAATGTATGCATCAGGTGGCGCTTTTTACCTTTGGTTTATTAACAAAGCTTGAAGCCCGCGCTGAATGCTTCAAGATAATGATTCCTGATAACCCCGCAACAATAGAAGCTACCAGAATACCATATTTAGCTTGTTCAATGCGTTCCGCGTTTTCAAACGCCAGGGAGGAAACGAATAGCGACATGGTAAATCCGATACCAGCCAGGGCCGATACCCCAATGATATGATGCCACCGGGCAGCATGTGGCAATTCTGCCACTTTAAATTTGATCAGCAGCCAAGTGAAAGACAGCACTCCCATGAACTTACCTAAGACCAGGCCGCAGATCACACCAATGCTTACCGGGTTTATTAATTTATGCACAAAGTCAGCACTGATGGTTATCCCGGAATTGGCTAGTGCGAATAAAGGCATGATGATAAAAGCCACCCATGGATGCAACGTTGATTCAATTTTTTGCAGTGGCGTTTGCGCTGCTAAACTTAAACCCTTGATGTGCTCGATGAGTTCATGTTGCCGGGGCGTAGTTAAGGTACTACAATCGGGTATTTCCCTTTCAAACTCATCTGACAATTCCCTAAGGCGCGTCGCATAGCGCTGTTCATCCACTCTTCTTTTGGCCGGTATGGTGAATGCGACTAGAACACCTGCAATCGTTGCATGTACACCTGAGAGCAAAAATCCTACCCAAACCCCGAAGCCCAAAATAAGATAAAATGCCGTATGGCGTATACCCACCGCGTTTCCTATTATTAAAGCCAATAGAAAGATCCCACCAATCATCAAGGGTCCAAAATGGAGATTATTACTGTAAAAAAAAGCGATCACTAAAACAGCTCCTAAATCATCCGCTACAGCAAGCGCTGATAGAAATACTTTGACCGATGAAGGAATATGCTTACCCGCCATGGAAAGCAGCGCAAGTGCAAACGCAATATCGGTAGCCATCGGAATACCCCACCCATGAGCGCCATCACCACCTTTATTAATGAGGGTATAGATCAACGCGGGCACAAGCATGCCACCCAAAGCAGCAACCATGGGCAATGCAGCTTTTTTTATTGATGAGAGTTCACCTGCCAGAAACTCCCGTTTTAATTCCAGCCCTATCACAAAGAAGAATATGGCCATCAGCCCATCGTTTAACCATAGGTGCAACGGGTGGCTTAACCGGTCATCACCAAAGCCTACAGAAAAATTGATTTCCCATACATGGTGATAGCTTTCAGCAAAAGGGGAGTTTACCCAAACAATAGCCAACACGACACCGAAAAGCAGCACCAGACCGCTTGTATACTCTAGATGTATAAACCGGCTTACCGGCTTGATTAAATGATCGATAGGGGCTTTTGGCGTCATGTGTTTATGTTGTTATACAGTTGTTGCAACAGTTGGGATTACGAATAGTGATATAAATTGACCAAGAATAAAGCGGGTATCACTGTGTCACCAAGCGAATCTGTTCAGTTCGGTAGCGCACCCGGAGCCATTGCTCCAATTTACTACGATCTGCAGGACGTAAGGCGGTAGCAAAGCTGGCTAGAATCACCTGCTGGGTATCTCTTTTGGCCGTATCCGGATAACTGATAATCATTTGACTGCGGCCTAAAGACCGCACCGAAGGATAAAGAACTTTTAATTCTGCTAAAACATTACTATCTGCTACCGCCGGCTTGTTTTTTTGAGCCCTGATTGTATCCTGTGGCTTTTGGGTGCTAAAAACGTCCTCCAGGATACTGGCCCTGATTTGCGAAAGATCAATTTCCTGTTTGGCATTTAACCCCTGCCGGATCTTGAGTTCTACACCCCGAAGCTTGTAATCATTTAAACGTAACTTTAAAGAGTCGACCTGTGCTTTATTTAATTCGTCGCCAATCAGCAGCAGGTCAATTTCTTTGCTGTGGCTACCATAACGGTAAGAACGTGACACAACCTGGGTTGAGGCGAAACGAAACTGCTCATCTACAAATTTACGTGCGCTGGTTTCGAAAAAACTCTTGTCGACAATGCGGTAGGCCATCACGATGCTTGGTATAATGGTAATTAATACTAGGGCAATCATATACCGGGTAACCTTGATAGCCGTACGCGGGTTATCAAAATGCTTGCGCTCCAGGTTGAGATACCTAGCTACTAGAAAAGTAGCTATGGCAATAAAAACACTGTTGATGAAATAGAGGTACAGCGCTCCGATGGCGTAAAGCCAGTTGCCGGTAGCTAAGCCAAATCCGGCAGTACATAAAGGCGGCATAAGCGCCGTGGCAATAGCTACACCGGGTATAACGTTACTCCTTTCGTTTCTTGAAGCGGCCACCATACCCGCCAGGCCACCAAATAAAGCAATAAAAACATCCCAGATTGATGGCGAAGTACGGGCAAGCAGCTCAGACTGCGCCTCATGTAATGGTGTGATGTAAAAATAAACGGTAGAGGTAAGTATACTAAACAGTGTAGCGACCAGCAAGTTCTTGCCGCCTCTTTTCACTAGGTCTAAATCATTGATGCCTATACCCAGGCCTACACCCATAACCGGCCCCATAATAGGCGATATGAGCATTGCCCCGATGATGACAGCAGTCGAGTTTACGTTAAGGCCGATCGACGCAATAAAGATGGCAAAGATGAGCGCCCACAAGTTTGCTCCTTTAAAATCAACATTCTTTTTAATGGCTTCAATAATGACTGCTTCTTCTGCCCGGCCTTCCAGCAAACTAAAACGATGACCTATAAAGTTTTTTATAGCTTTGGTTACTTCTCCCATACTTATCTCGCTGATTTTTGTTGAAGCTTTTTGGCAACCTTACTGATCGTTAGTCCCTGCACCAAAATAGAAAATACCACCACTACATAAGTGATGAGGACAAATTCGTCCCGGTACATTTTGCTGCTTAGTGAAAGGGCCAGTGCCACTGATATACCACCACGTAAGCCGCCCCAGGTAAGTATCGGCACGGCATGGTCTTCAAACTTTACCCATCGCCTCAATAAACCAACCGGCAGTATTACCGAAAAGAAACGGGCGAGCAACACGACGAGAATAGCTATCCCCCCAATTAGGAGCAACGTCATGTTCACCTTAATGACTAATACTTCAAAACCGATGAGTAAAAACAAAACGGCATT harbors:
- a CDS encoding site-specific integrase, encoding MSNGWLAIDPYINHKPKTKKTNRVVLSKEELARLIQKEFTIERLDLVRDIFVFSCYTGLAYADARKLKVLEITLGIDGNRWIHTASKKMDTISRFPVLPVALSIMEKYSGHPQCVSKGLVLPVISNQKMNAYLKEIADLCGIHKPFILPGTLLLLR
- a CDS encoding AAA family ATPase, producing MASANPQLLIIAGSNGAGKSTYSSDMSQPGAIIFDADKERVAFIRQFPDLPEQSIAFAVEQVFLDQVELALKRKTDLTIETNFRDHGMMSTVSQFQQEGYKASLIYWGLTSIEQSIDRVKHRVHHGGHFVDNHSIRYN
- a CDS encoding lycopene cyclase family protein, encoding MPAKESQINELKQHFKGWYIEADQVVFDEGTASLMDYAVQIYQDVHFIYLLHFTKTRGLIEAAFFSHNVAADDVYDVLINDYLHQKYPNVKFVVTSTEKGCIPMSRQTFKRYGQAGEVSIGKAAGMVKASTGYTFNRITQDSI
- a CDS encoding lycopene cyclase family protein produces the protein MKASDYSSSFDIVIVGAGCAGLQLLYQFFQLAAWPNLKVLLIDDGSIKQRSWCFWSSGPHPLQHMVAKFWQNLLFSSMAFSKAQVISPYSNHISRVRYFLTTSVMSLFLYTTTSL
- a CDS encoding BCCT family transporter, coding for MPWFYNWSILYWAWWISWAPFVGLFIAQISKGRTIRSFIAAVLILPTLFNCVWFTIFGNSAIWLDLNVAHGILNHLVGDKDALMFRFLEYLPLSTISSFLVIAIIIIFFMTSADSGILVMDSISTRNADNSPTWQKIFWGVLLAVLALMLLNAGGLQALQTMTLITALPFSLIMLSFVVSLMKGLMIDYKYYDRDFSISTIPWSGEHWKERLTQIVSFKDDAAVDAFIHGQVKEAFTELKQEFDTYGIAVSINSTHRPSRIELVIKHNVVNNFIYGVQCHIKTVSDYLMTEKNLPDVVEKKTYYPKTFFGDAREGYDVQYFTKNELISDVLKHYERFLEIISEEANEMFISSNARQHGA
- a CDS encoding BCCT family transporter, with protein sequence MVNAIDVFALCSTFFGITTTLGFGVVQINAGLKILHVLPQTSFSYQVGIVGILVSLAIVSAISGVGKGIKLLSNINIVAAIVLMLFVLTLGPTVYLIGSFTDGIGNYINNFSTSPLIPMFTMRKPCRGFTTGASCTGRGGSRGRHLWDFLLLKYLRDEPSGLL
- a CDS encoding BCCT family transporter; this encodes MIYLMFSKYGNIKLGPNDSKPEYSFFSWLAMLFAAGMGIGLLYFAVAEPMSHYSAKAFADNHYINRAKNAQLYTFFHWGIHAWAVYGLVGLCLAYFSYRYRLPLSLRSCLYPLLKEKINGKCYRRFCAM
- the nhaA gene encoding Na+/H+ antiporter NhaA translates to MTPKAPIDHLIKPVSRFIHLEYTSGLVLLFGVVLAIVWVNSPFAESYHHVWEINFSVGFGDDRLSHPLHLWLNDGLMAIFFFVIGLELKREFLAGELSSIKKAALPMVAALGGMLVPALIYTLINKGGDGAHGWGIPMATDIAFALALLSMAGKHIPSSVKVFLSALAVADDLGAVLVIAFFYSNNLHFGPLMIGGIFLLALIIGNAVGIRHTAFYLILGFGVWVGFLLSGVHATIAGVLVAFTIPAKRRVDEQRYATRLRELSDEFEREIPDCSTLTTPRQHELIEHIKGLSLAAQTPLQKIESTLHPWVAFIIMPLFALANSGITISADFVHKLINPVSIGVICGLVLGKFMGVLSFTWLLIKFKVAELPHAARWHHIIGVSALAGIGFTMSLFVSSLAFENAERIEQAKYGILVASIVAGLSGIIILKHSARASSFVNKPKVKSAT
- a CDS encoding TIGR00341 family protein, which codes for MGEVTKAIKNFIGHRFSLLEGRAEEAVIIEAIKKNVDFKGANLWALIFAIFIASIGLNVNSTAVIIGAMLISPIMGPVMGVGLGIGINDLDLVKRGGKNLLVATLFSILTSTVYFYITPLHEAQSELLARTSPSIWDVFIALFGGLAGMVAASRNERSNVIPGVAIATALMPPLCTAGFGLATGNWLYAIGALYLYFINSVFIAIATFLVARYLNLERKHFDNPRTAIKVTRYMIALVLITIIPSIVMAYRIVDKSFFETSARKFVDEQFRFASTQVVSRSYRYGSHSKEIDLLLIGDELNKAQVDSLKLRLNDYKLRGVELKIRQGLNAKQEIDLSQIRASILEDVFSTQKPQDTIRAQKNKPAVADSNVLAELKVLYPSVRSLGRSQMIISYPDTAKRDTQQVILASFATALRPADRSKLEQWLRVRYRTEQIRLVTQ